The Microcebus murinus isolate Inina chromosome 4, M.murinus_Inina_mat1.0, whole genome shotgun sequence genome has a segment encoding these proteins:
- the C4H11orf52 gene encoding uncharacterized protein C11orf52 homolog, whose translation MGNGFCCGGSWSCPSTFQKKKKTESQGKWTLKPQQQQLQQNGTKGHETTRHTYERVLQQHKSQERSQGLPLEESSLHYADIQLCRGTQPRSAHEVKHLHLENATEYATLRFPQARPRYDSKNGTLV comes from the exons ATGGGGAACGGGTTCTGCTGTGGAGGAAGCTG GAGCTGCCCATCAactttccagaagaaaaagaaaacag AGAGCCAAGGAAAATGGACATTGAAGCCACAGCAGCAACAGCTGCAGCAGAATGGCACAAAG GGCCATGAAACAACACGACATACGTATGAGCGAGTGTTacagcagcacaagtcacaagaGAGGAGTCAAGGCCTCCCATTGGAGGAGAGCAGCTTACATTACGCAGACATTCAACTGTGCAGGGGCACCCAGCCACGGTCTGCCCACGAAGTGAAACACCTGCATTTAGAAAATGCTACAGAGTATGCGACCCTTCGATTCCCCCAGGCCAGACCTCGCTATGACAGCAAGAACGGGACCCTAGTGTGA